One genomic region from Mytilus trossulus isolate FHL-02 chromosome 9, PNRI_Mtr1.1.1.hap1, whole genome shotgun sequence encodes:
- the LOC134684856 gene encoding toll-like receptor 4, translated as MSTVIFSDTGNINLPYILVPVCVLVTRCKHVIPHEIQEWKACHFASSCRCQNVPRSQNIIADCSGKDLLRIPKLPHNLQNLFLQNNNISRIEDGIFKDSSKLKTLDLSFNRISYLRKTSFKGLQNLISLNLGNNDLKYENKSFELSAFYFLENLKSLNIKRNVITSFVPDLWKLRSLELLSIDYIADKIAILDEKFSNLKRLTGIDLSGITGNCKMPILTEKTFLYLPQITHLNISKCKIQHIFKGTFKILRNISELDVSLNTCLRFETLENITTDLQHSAVKILKVNNIHSIFGMPTVLNTSHIWSLKNTSLVRFEAAGNRIQRIESGTVKYLPPSLTSADLGDNMFSFGEYVIELKDLPITSLEISDNFSPHNVFNSYIEECPLTEETVTINSINNLFFYERPFFEKWKKKSTFFPVPEKLKKFICKSNNLNSEIPNIGFKANELNYLSLSDNVLHTWTGPVTNIRKLTDLDLSANFCSNISKIFFNQDFINLRCLLLQNNLLGLVLPTDVDGELFQNLYNVEYINLSKNKIANIPNLLFKEQHNLERLDLSENMIDDINFKISHMRKLMFLNVKNNRISILSQYAMNELDSVAKENNNLTIDLSGNNLVCNCDSLSFVKWIVNTPTNFLRLEKYECKTSTNTLSLFRNPREVYETLQKECMSYESLIIGVTTGILMFIFILCGGMIYRYRWKLRYLYYMVKVKWRDPEHNSDNKDERLYMYDAFVSYANEDDTFVHHNLLNNLEKNGNIQLCLHRRNFLPGNDIATNITSAIHNSRKTIVIMSASYLASYWCMFEYNMAKMESIYERNCENILFLVFYEKMSACDLPLKILELVHCQSYIEYPNDEYGDVVFWEQLQKAIESY; from the coding sequence GGAATATCAACCTTCCTTACATCCTAGTTCCTGTCTGTGTATTAGTAACTAGGTGCAAACATGTAATACCCCATGAGATACAGGAATGGAAAGCATGTCACTTCGCTAGTTCTTGTCGATGCCAAAACGTTCCTCGTTCACAAAATATAATAGCAGATTGTTCAGGAAAAGATCTACTTCGTATACCTAAGCTACCACACaatcttcaaaatttgtttCTCCAAAACAATAATATCAGTAGAATAGAAGATGGGATTTTCAAAGACAGTTCTAAACTAAAGACTTTGGATTTGTCTTTTAATAGAATAAGCTATTTAAGAAAGACCTCGTTCAAAGGACTCCAAAATTTGATTTCGTTGAATCTAGGCAACAatgatttgaaatatgaaaacaagTCGTTTGAACTTTCAGCTTTTTATTTTCTGGAGAACTTGAAAAGcttgaatataaaaagaaatgtcatcACCTCATTTGTGCCAGACTTATGGAAACTTCGGTCCCTCGAATTACTGTCAATAGATTATATTGCAGACAAAATTGCAATTCTCGAtgagaaattttcaaatttaaaaagactAACAGGTATAGATCTATCTGGTATTACAGGAAATTGCAAAATGCCTATATTAACagagaaaacatttttgtacttgCCTCAAATAACTCATTTAAATATATCCAAATGcaaaatacaacatatttttaaaggaaCGTTTAAGATATTAAGAAATATATCCGAACTTGATGTGtctttaaatacatgtttgagATTCGAAACGCTTGAAAATATAACCACTGATTTGCAACACTCGGCAGTTAAAATCCTTAAAGTAAACAATATTCACAGTATTTTCGGAATGCCTACAGTACTGAATACCTCTCATATTTGGAGTTTAAAAAACACATCACTTGTTAGATTTGAGGCCGCTGGAAACCGTATTCAGAGAATAGAATCCGGTACAGTAAAATATTTGCCTCCGTCCTTAACAAGTGCGGATTTAGGCGACAACATGTTTTCTTTTGGAGAATATGTGATTGAATTGAAGGATCTGCCAATTACATCACTAGAAATTTCGGATAATTTTTCTCCTCATAATGTGTTTAACTCTTATATAGAGGAATGTCCTCTTACAGAAGAGACTGTTACAATTAATTCAATTAAcaacttgtttttttatgaacgtccattttttgaaaagtggAAAAAGAAATCTACATTTTTTCCTGTGCCCGAAAAGCTGAAAAAATTTATATGTAAGTCTAACAACCTGAACTCTGAAATACCCAACATAGGTTTCAAGGCAAATGAGTTAAACTATTTAAGTCTAAGTGATAATGTCTTGCATACATGGACAGGTCCAGTAACGAATATAAGAAAATTGACTGATTTAGACCTTTCAGCAAACTTTTGTTCtaatatttcaaagatttttttcaatcaagATTTCATTAATTTAAGATGCTTACTGCTTCAAAACAATCTATTAGGTCTCGTTCTACCTACGGATGTCGACGGAGAATTATTTCAGAACCTCTACAATGTCGAGTACattaatctttcaaaaaataaaatagcaaatataccaaatcttttatttaaagAGCAACACAATTTGGAAAGATTAGACCTCAGTGAAAATATGATTGATGACATCAACTTTAAAATATCTCATATGAGAAAGCTCATGTTTTTGAATGTAAAGAATAATAGAATATCAATTCTGAGTCAGTATGCCATGAATGAGTTGGACTCGGTTGCCAAAGAGAATAACAATCTCACTATTGATCTTAGTGGAAATAATCTTGTTTGCAATTGTGATTCTCTGTCTTTCGTCAAATGGATAGTAAACACACCGACTAATTTTCTCCGTTTGGAAAAATACGAAtgtaaaacatcaacaaacacACTCAGTCTTTTTCGAAACCCTAGAGAAGTTTACGAAACACTGCAAAAGGAATGTATGTCATATGAAAGTTTAATAATTGGAGTAACGACGGGAATATTGATGTTTATCTTTATACTTTGTGGTGGTATGATTTACCGATACAGATGGAAACTACGCTATCTTTACTACATGGTCAAGGTCAAATGGAGGGACCCCGAACATAATTCCGACAACAAAGATGAAcgactatacatgtatgatgCTTTCGTGTCATATGCAAATGAGGATGATACATTTGTCCACCATAATCTTCTCAATAATCTAGAGAAAAACGGTAACATTCAGTTGTGCTTGCATAGGCGGAATTTTCTACCCGGAAATGACATTGCTACTAATATCACATCCGCAATTCATAACAGCCGAAAAACTATTGTCATAATGTCTGCAAGTTATTTAGCTTCGTACTGGTGTATGTTCGAATATAATATGGCTAAAATGGAGAGTATCTATGAACGCAATTGTGAGAACATCCTTTTCCTAGTATTTTACGAGAAAATGTCTGCTTGCGATCTTCCACTTAAAATACTGGAACTGGttcattgtcaatcatatatTGAGTATCCAAATGATGAGTACGGCGATGTTGTCTTTTGGGAACAGCTTCAAAAGGCAATCGAATCCTACTAG